The Neurospora crassa OR74A linkage group IV, whole genome shotgun sequence genome has a segment encoding these proteins:
- the nit-4 gene encoding nitrogen assimilation transcription factor nit-4: MNSSDVQMMSSQDAPGSAGLAPDNIASSLPSKKKSRRGADPTNQKRRCVSTACIACRRRKSKCDGALPSCAACASVYGTECIYDPNSDHRRKGVYREKNDSMKAQNATLQILIEAILNASEEDVIDIVRRIRTCDDLDEVAESIRRDEKNATATNDNDDSDEPTQPGRDDATSQAVEGERDLARKMGELRIENGSVRFIGGTSHLIYLSEPTDASEEPELETRLSTCDENPITTWTEVTKNPQLIIHLVNMYFNWHYPYFTTLSRSLFYRDFIKGKPAGQPRSTVYCSSLLVNAMLALGCHFTSVDGAFAVPGDSRTKGDHFFAEAKRLIVQNDEYEKPRLTTVQALALMSVREAGCGREAKGWVYSGMSFRMAQDIGLNLDIGSLDEKEVDARRITFWGCFVFDKCWSNYLGRLPQLPKNTYNVPKYDVFPDEDAELWSPYTDAGFDQSCKQPSRTRAIGLQLSKLCEISSDLLLFFYHPSHIGRSSGKSAELKKLSELHRRLEDWRTELPKEFEPKDGQLPNVILMHMFYHLQYIHLFRPFLKYTKEASPLEKVQPRRICTTNANSISKLMRLYKKLYNLRQICNIAVYMLHSACTIHMLNLPEKTARRDITHGVRQLEEMAEDWPCARRTLGIISVLARKWNVELPEEAAIVLKRTDEKYGMFSTSEVPSPNRTAPSLAPSSPAPPYTPEASLLFSTTAAAVLEQQPYSPMTLYSHPTPPHLGPESISDPGMSPNIVTFSDLPDPSAPIIPQQQQNMQAISSLSQNNMLHQHHHHLQNQHQPQQPHHNHMTYQQQQHNLLTHPVSASSMSMSDTLATITAWGIPTSSPGNNNNNNIVSQHPHHQKQPQQQQQPQAQRYPTVGSVGTNTVKPPAAATQTFTPAQLHANNLATATRSTASNHKSVGRHVSPSSIYAIDGQDWYLKDGVTWQQGFQGWDLEGGGAGTATSTGGIGDGGGPTGGAGDSMARLAPRGNIGGGGGGGGGSTGQRQQQQQRQQQQQQQQQQQQQQQQQQQQQQQQQQQEANMFAYHHGAERGGGGIESTGMGMTTVGGGGGGFDPIGGSGLLDDLVGLDELGSLDGLGHLPGLD; the protein is encoded by the exons ATGAACAGTTCGGATGTTCAAATGATGTCCTCTCAAGATGCGCCAGGCTCAGCCGGACTCGCCCCCGACAACATCGCCTCTTCGTTACCTTCCAAGAAGAAGTCTAGGCGGGGCGCTGACCCTACCAACCAAAAGCGACGATGTGTGAGCACGGCCTGCATCGCCTgtcggaggaggaagtccAAGTGTGACGGCGCCCTTCCGAGCTGCGCGGCCTGTGCCAGTGTCTACGGCACCGAGTGCATCTATGACCCAAATTCAGATCACCGCCGAAAAGGCGTCTACCGGGAGAAGAACGATAGCATGAAAGCCCAGAACGCCACACTGCAGATCCTAATAGAGGCCATTTTGAATGCTTCCGAGGAAGATGTGATCGACATTGTGAGGAGGATTCGCACCTGTGACGACCTTGACGAAGTAGCCGAGTCCATCCGCAGGGATGAGAAGAACGCAACAGCAACCAACGACAACGATGACAGCGATGAACCCACCCAACCTGGCAGAGATGACGCTACCAGTCAGGCCGTTGAGGGTGAGAGGGACTTGGCCCGTAAGATGGGAGAGCTCCGGATCGAAAATGGTTCTGTTCGTTTTATTGGCGGTACCTCGCACCTCATATATCTCAGTGAACCGACAGATGCCTCTGAAGAACCGGAGCTTGAAACCCGCCTGTCGACCTGCGATGAGAATCCAATCACCACCTGGACAGAGGTGACCAAGAATCCTCAACTAATCATCCATCTCGTCAACATGTATTTCAACTGGCACTATCCTTACTTCACCACGCTGTCTAGAAGCTTGTTTTATCGGGATTTCATCAAGGGAAAGCCGGCTGGCCAACCACGCTCCACTGTTTACTGTTCGTCGCTGCTGGTCAATGCCATGCTCGCGCTTGGCTGTCACTTCACAAGTGTGGACGGTGCCTTTGCGGTACCTGGGGACAGCAGGACCAAGGGTGATCACTTCTTCGCCGAGGCCAAGAGACTGATTGTTCAGAACGACGAGTACGAAAAACCAAGGCTCACTACCGTGCAAGCTCTGGCGCTTATGTCAGTGCGAGAAGCAGGCTGCGGACGGGAAGCGAAAGGCTGGGTATACAGCGGCATGAGCTTCAGAATGGCTCAAGACATTGGCCTGAATCTAGACATTGGATCGCTGGACGAAAAGGAGGTGGATGCCCGGAGAATCACCTTTTGGGGTTGCTTTGTGTTTGACAAGTGCTGGTCAAACTATCTCGGGCGGCTACCACAGCTTCCCAAAAACACCTATAACGTTCCGAAGTATGATGTGTTTCCAGACGAAGATGCTGAACTGTGGTCTCCTTATACCGACGCAGGCTTCGACCAGTCTTGCAAGCAGCCATCTCGGACACGGGCTATAGGCTTACAGTTGTCGAAACTCTGCGAGATCAGTAGTGATCTtttactcttcttctaccaCCCCAGTCATATTGGAAGATCGAGCGGCAAGTCAGCTGAGCTCAAAAAGCTTAGCGAACTTCATCGGCGTCTGGAAGACTGGAGAACGGAGCTACCAAAGGAATTCGAACCCAAGGATGGCCAGTTACCCAATGTCATTCTAATGCA CATGTTTTATCATCTACAGTATATCCATCTATTCCGACCCTTCCTAAAGTACACAAAGGAAGCTTCGCCCCTGGAGAAGGTCCAGCCCCGAAGAATATGCACAACTAACGCCAATAGCATATCCAAACTTATGCGACTTTACAAAAAGCTATATAACCTCCGGCAAATATGTAACATTGCCGTATACATGCTGCATTCTGCGTGCACAATACACATGCTCAATTTGCCCGAGAAAACTGCCAGACGGGATATAACCCACGGCGTTAGACAGTTGGAGGAAATGGCTGAAGACTGGCCTTGTGCGCGGAGAACATTAGGTATCATCAGCGTTCTAGCTCGGAAGTGGAATGTGGAACTACCCGAGGAGGCCGCCATTGTCTTGAAGAGGACAGACGAAAAGTACGGAATGTTTAGCACTTCCGAGGTCCCCTCACCCAACAGGACGGCCCCTTCTCTCGCTCCATCCTCGCCTGCACCTCCTTACACCCCAGAAGCGTCTCTGCTTTTTTCTACAACAGCCGCCGCAGTACTCGAACAACAACCGTACAGTCCAATGACACTATATAGCCACCCAACTCCTCCGCATCTTGGTCCGGAGAGTATATCTGATCCCGGAATGTCGCCTAATATAGTCACCTTCTCCGACCTGCCTGATCCGTCCGCTCCCATCATcccccagcaacagcagaaCATGCAGGCTATATCTAGCTTAAGCCAAAACAATATgcttcaccaacaccaccaccacctacaaaaccaacatcaacctcaacagcCACACCATAACCACATGACctaccagcagcaacaacataACCTGCTCACCCACCCGGTGAGCGCCTCATCAATGTCCATGAGCGACACTCTCGCCACCATTACGGCATGGGGTATACCAACCTCTTCACCcggcaacaacaataacaataacatCGTATCCCAACATCCGCATCATCAAAAGCAgccacaacagcaacaacaaccacaagcACAACGATATCCCACAGTTGGATCAGTCGGCACAAACACCGTGAAACCTCCAGCAGCTGCCACGCAGACCTTTACTCCAGCCCAGTTACACGCGAATAACTTGGCGACTGCAACGAGATCAACAGCTTCCAACCACAAGAGCGTTGGCCGACACGTAAGCCCCAGCTCGATCTACGCCATTGATGGACAGGATTGGTACCTGAAGGATGGCGTCACCTGGCAACAGGGCTTTCAGGGGTGGGATCTGGAGGGCGGTGGAGCAGGCACAGCTACAAGCACTGGTGGTATTGGGGATGGGGGTGGACCtactggtggtgctggtgataGCATGGCGAGGCTAGCTCCTCGAGGGAAtattggcggcggcggcggcggcggcggcggtagtacaggacagcgacagcaacagcaacagcgacagcaacagcaacagcaacagcaacagcaacagcaacagcaacagcaacagcaacagcaacagcaacagcaacagcagcaagagGCTAATATGTTTGCGTATCATCATGGGgcagagagaggggggggtgGTATAGAATCAACGGGCATGGGAATGACGACGgtaggaggtggaggaggagggttcgATCCAATAGGAGGATCTGGGCTATTGGATGATTTGGTGGGTCTGGATGAATTGGGCAGCTTGGACGGCTTGGGACATCTCCCAGGTCTAGATTGA
- a CDS encoding Bis(5'-adenosyl)-triphosphatase: MGHIFKKTEVHLLSLIRSGKTTIVLKRQHRQLISLSAAPRISKHNRTLPRSTPTTLTGRSSILPTTLCGSTFPPTFKVAPPTTATGKMTMSTSSDPSEGNIRPASTQKSHYSDSEIHFGPFKVTNQVFLRTPHSFALVNLKPLLPGHVLVCPLVPHKRLTDLSPAEVTDLFSTVQVVQRMLGRYYFHPGTTTTTTRPKQREKEEKEEEEGGVAEDKVMLETGGSFNIAVQDGPEAGQTVSHVHVHVIPRIRNVSAKDTETPSDALYEWMAEEKGNIGGAFWDRDYGHGHGHGHGHGNDGGPHHHHHHHLQHSSTFGQQRERALGGQQLNGSGSDVQSKEGEALLREEEEGEEEEEGVAEMQARPKPGGSFPSIEDAARTAREMEEMEREAGEYRRVLEEMGILSV; the protein is encoded by the coding sequence ATAGACAACTTATCAGCCTTTCCGCTGCCCCGCGCATTTCCAAGCATAACAGAACTCTACCGCGATCCACGCCGACGACACTCACCGGCCGTTCGTCGATACTTCCCACCACCCTCTGTGGTTCAACCTTCCCTCCTACCTTCAAGGTCGCaccgccaacaacagcaactgGAAAGATGACAATGAGCACCTCTTCCGACCCTTCGGAAGGGAACATTCGCCCAGCATCAACCCAAAAATCCCACTACAGCGACAGTGAAATCCACTTCGGTCCCTTCAAAGTAACCAACCAAGTCTTTCTCCGGACCCCTCACTCCTTCGCCCTGGTGAACCTCAAACCTCTTCTTCCCGGCCACGTCCTCGTCTGCCCCTTGGTCCCACACAAGCGATTAACCGACCTCTCCCCCGCCGAAGTCACCGATTTGTTCTCCACCGTGCAAGTGGTGCAGAGGATGTTGGGACGGTATTACTTCCACCCtggtaccaccaccaccaccacccgcccaaaacagagggagaaggaggagaaggaggaggaggagggtggagTTGCAGAAGATAAAGTGATGCTGGAAACAGGAGGCTCCTTCAACATCGCCGTACAAGATGGTCCCGAAGCCGGCCAAACCGTTTCCCACGTACACGTGCACGTCATCCCGCGGATTCGCAACGTAAGCGCCAAGGACACCGAGACGCCGTCGGATGCGCTGTATGAGTGgatggcggaggagaaggggaataTTGGGGGGGCGTTCTGGGATAGGGATTATGGGCACGGGCATGGGCACGGGCATGGGCACGGTAACGATGGTGggcctcatcatcaccatcatcatcatcttcagcaCAGCAGTACTTTTGGGCAGCAACGAGAGCGTGCTCTTGGAGGGCAACAATTAAACGGGAGTGGGAGTGACGTCCAGAGCAAAGAGGGGGAGGCACTTTtacgggaggaggaggagggggaggaggaggaggagggagtggCGGAAATGCAGGCGAGACCAAAGCCGGGAGGAAGTTTCCCTAGTATCGAGGATGCGGCGAGGACggcgagggagatggaggagatggagagggaggccGGGGAGTATAGAAGGGTATTGGAGGAGATGGGAATATTGAGTGTATAG